In one Paraburkholderia azotifigens genomic region, the following are encoded:
- a CDS encoding epoxide hydrolase family protein: MSKDTPQSSSRRHFVGTAAAALAAGSLSRLAFADTNPATGKITEPANGDKTAIRPFRVHVPESQLVDMRRRIKATRWPDRETVPDESQGIQLATIQGLAQYWATGYDWRKCEARLNSYPQFITEIDGLDIHFLHVRSKHENAMPLIVTHGWPGSIIEQFKIIDPLVNPTAHGAPASDAFHLVIPSLPGYGFSARPTQTGWGPERTARAWVTLMKRLGYERFASQGGDLGGIVTNIMAKQASPELIGIHVNFPAAVPAEILKALAAGDPMPAGLSDDEKHAYDQLSANFKKKRGYAFEMGTRPQTLYGLADSPVALASWLLDHGDGYGQPAAALSAAVLGHPVNGHSAGALTRDDILDDITLYWVTNTGVSASRFYWESHASFFLAADVNVPAAVSAFPGENYQAPKSWTEKAYHNLIYYNRPESGGHFAAWEEPAIFANEVRTGLRSLRA, encoded by the coding sequence ATGTCCAAGGACACGCCCCAATCTTCCTCGCGCCGGCACTTTGTCGGTACGGCCGCAGCGGCGCTCGCGGCAGGCTCGCTGAGCCGCCTCGCTTTCGCCGATACGAACCCGGCAACCGGCAAGATCACGGAACCCGCGAACGGCGACAAGACGGCGATCCGCCCGTTTCGCGTTCACGTCCCCGAGTCGCAGCTCGTCGACATGCGGCGCCGCATCAAAGCCACGCGCTGGCCGGATCGCGAGACCGTGCCCGACGAATCGCAGGGCATTCAACTCGCCACCATTCAGGGACTCGCGCAGTATTGGGCAACCGGTTACGACTGGCGCAAATGCGAAGCGCGGTTGAATTCGTATCCGCAGTTCATCACCGAGATCGACGGACTCGATATTCACTTCCTCCATGTGCGGTCGAAACATGAAAACGCGATGCCGCTGATCGTGACGCATGGCTGGCCCGGCTCGATCATCGAACAGTTCAAGATCATCGATCCGCTCGTCAATCCGACTGCACACGGCGCGCCCGCTTCCGATGCATTCCATCTCGTGATTCCATCGTTGCCCGGTTACGGCTTTTCAGCGCGACCGACCCAGACGGGCTGGGGACCGGAACGCACTGCGCGCGCGTGGGTCACGTTGATGAAACGCCTCGGCTATGAGCGCTTTGCATCGCAAGGCGGCGATCTCGGCGGCATTGTGACCAACATCATGGCGAAGCAGGCATCGCCTGAACTGATAGGCATCCACGTGAACTTCCCCGCCGCTGTTCCGGCTGAGATCCTGAAGGCGCTAGCGGCAGGCGACCCCATGCCGGCCGGCTTGTCCGACGACGAGAAGCACGCGTACGATCAGTTGAGCGCCAACTTCAAGAAGAAGCGGGGCTACGCGTTCGAAATGGGCACACGGCCGCAGACGCTGTATGGACTCGCCGATTCACCTGTCGCGCTGGCTTCGTGGCTGCTCGATCACGGTGACGGCTACGGCCAGCCCGCTGCTGCCTTGAGTGCGGCTGTGCTCGGCCATCCTGTCAATGGCCATTCCGCAGGCGCATTGACACGCGACGACATACTCGACGACATCACGCTTTACTGGGTGACCAATACGGGCGTTTCGGCGTCGCGTTTCTACTGGGAGTCGCACGCGAGCTTCTTCCTCGCCGCCGACGTCAATGTGCCCGCCGCCGTCAGCGCATTTCCAGGCGAAAACTACCAGGCGCCGAAGAGCTGGACGGAGAAGGCCTATCACAACCTGATTTACTACAACAGGCCTGAATCCGGTGGACACTTCGCGGCGTGGGAGGAACCCGCGATCTTCGCGAATGAAGTGCGCACAGGGTTGAGGTCTTTGCGCGCCTGA